One part of the archaeon CG10_big_fil_rev_8_21_14_0_10_43_11 genome encodes these proteins:
- the rpmC gene encoding 50S ribosomal protein L29, translating to MKAKDIRNMEEKKRAELLFELQKELMRLRSQVRSGLTPDNPSRIKHVRKDIARLLTINNGGSN from the coding sequence ATGAAAGCAAAAGACATTCGAAACATGGAGGAGAAAAAACGCGCAGAACTCCTTTTTGAGCTGCAAAAAGAACTCATGCGATTACGTTCACAAGTGCGCTCAGGACTCACTCCTGACAATCCATCACGCATAAAACATGTGAGAAAGGATATTGCGCGCTTACTAACTATTAACAATGGAGGCTCAAACTAG
- a CDS encoding 50S ribosomal protein L14, with product MRPIPSTVGRPLPIGAEIKVVDNSGAKIIKVIGVKKYGGVKRRIAAAGVGDIVVASVKAGKPEIRKTVVNAVVIRQRKEFQRPDGTRVCFEDNAAVLVTDMVGSPKGSRIKGAVAREVVQRYPTLGKICSIVV from the coding sequence ATGAGACCAATTCCCTCAACAGTGGGAAGACCGCTTCCTATTGGCGCAGAAATTAAAGTGGTTGATAACAGCGGAGCAAAAATCATTAAAGTCATTGGCGTCAAAAAATACGGCGGAGTAAAGCGAAGAATCGCCGCTGCAGGTGTTGGTGACATTGTTGTTGCAAGCGTGAAAGCAGGAAAACCTGAAATTCGCAAAACCGTAGTAAACGCGGTTGTTATCCGCCAACGCAAAGAATTCCAGCGCCCTGACGGCACGCGTGTTTGTTTTGAAGACAACGCAGCAGTCCTCGTTACTGACATGGTGGGCAGCCCAAAAGGAAGCCGCATCAAAGGCGCTGTTGCACGGGAAGTTGTGCAACGATACCCTACGCTGGGTAAAATATGCAGTATTGTAGTGTGA
- the rpl6p gene encoding 50S ribosomal protein L6, translating to MKDELSIPQGVDVQLENHILTAKKAGMTLSRPMRHPLLTITQVENVLVFETKKETRNHKKILKTFKSHAKNVIAGVQEPYTYTLKICSSHFPMDVSKQGNEIIVKNFLGERKPRKATVFEGVDVAIQGNIITVRSPDKEAAGQTAANIEQSTRLTLHDRRRFQDGIYITVKAGRVL from the coding sequence ATGAAAGACGAATTATCTATTCCTCAAGGAGTAGACGTGCAACTCGAAAACCACATCCTGACCGCGAAAAAAGCAGGCATGACTCTCTCACGACCGATGCGCCACCCACTTCTTACTATCACACAGGTTGAAAACGTTCTTGTTTTTGAAACAAAAAAAGAAACGCGAAACCACAAAAAAATTCTCAAAACCTTCAAATCTCACGCGAAAAACGTTATTGCTGGCGTGCAAGAACCCTACACGTACACGCTTAAGATTTGCAGTTCACACTTTCCAATGGACGTTTCAAAACAAGGAAATGAAATCATTGTCAAAAACTTCCTTGGAGAGCGAAAACCCCGCAAAGCAACGGTGTTTGAGGGAGTTGACGTTGCTATTCAAGGAAATATCATCACCGTACGCTCTCCTGATAAGGAAGCAGCAGGACAAACAGCAGCAAACATTGAACAATCAACTCGTCTTACGCTTCATGATCGCAGACGCTTTCAAGATGGTATTTACATAACCGTTAAGGCAGGTAGAGTGCTATGA
- a CDS encoding stress response translation initiation inhibitor YciH (in yeast this protein is involved in start site selection during the initiation of translation) gives MSKICSNCGFPEDLCVCESLAKEQQKIRVRVEKRRYRKDYTLVEGFDEKSIDVKSVAKQLKNKLACGGTFKNGIVELQGNHRDKIQPVLVALGFPEESIDVL, from the coding sequence ATGAGTAAAATTTGCTCAAACTGCGGCTTTCCCGAGGATTTGTGCGTATGTGAAAGCCTTGCAAAAGAGCAGCAAAAAATACGCGTTCGAGTTGAAAAACGCCGCTACAGAAAAGATTACACCCTTGTTGAAGGATTTGATGAAAAAAGCATTGACGTCAAAAGCGTGGCAAAACAACTCAAAAACAAACTCGCGTGCGGAGGCACGTTCAAAAACGGCATCGTGGAATTGCAAGGAAACCACCGGGACAAGATTCAGCCCGTACTCGTGGCGCTTGGTTTTCCCGAAGAAAGCATAGACGTCCTCTAA
- a CDS encoding 30S ribosomal protein S17 — protein sequence MVTKTIPQPKNIGIKVVPPKDTCDDPKCPFHGSLSVRGKIFSGTVTSDKMHKTVKVEWERRVYVPKYERYRKEKSRVTAHNPPCISAKQGEEVKVMETRKLSKTKTFCVIEVKRA from the coding sequence ATGGTAACAAAAACAATACCGCAACCAAAAAACATTGGCATCAAAGTAGTTCCACCAAAAGACACGTGTGACGACCCAAAATGCCCATTTCATGGTTCACTAAGCGTTCGCGGAAAAATCTTTAGCGGTACGGTCACTTCAGACAAAATGCACAAAACCGTTAAAGTAGAATGGGAGCGACGCGTATACGTGCCAAAATATGAGCGATACAGAAAAGAAAAATCCCGCGTAACCGCGCACAACCCGCCCTGCATTAGTGCAAAACAAGGCGAAGAAGTGAAGGTTATGGAAACACGAAAGCTCTCAAAAACCAAAACGTTTTGCGTAATTGAGGTGAAACGAGCATGA
- a CDS encoding 30S ribosomal protein S4e (the function of this ribosomal subunit is unknown): protein MKTKRLTAPKTWPIKRKHGKWIISLKGSNPQLSIPITIILRDVLGICENKKDVKRLLHLGKVVVNKKKIADTSTAVNLFDVVELVDEKQAWRLSLTEKGIFTLVPIKSDETDKKLVRVIGKKMLPGKKLQLNCNDGTNILAGKTVAQTGDSLLISLPEKNILKHVKLEKGALLFVTGGSHIGELAKMSDFQRFKGPQQDRIVLSEKKSQFETLEDYGFVLGTDKAVITIR from the coding sequence ATGAAAACAAAACGATTGACCGCGCCAAAAACGTGGCCTATTAAACGAAAACACGGAAAGTGGATAATCTCACTTAAAGGCAGCAATCCACAATTAAGCATACCTATCACGATTATTTTGCGCGACGTGCTTGGCATTTGTGAAAACAAAAAAGACGTCAAACGCTTGCTCCATCTTGGCAAAGTTGTTGTAAATAAGAAAAAAATCGCTGACACAAGCACGGCAGTCAACCTTTTTGACGTTGTTGAGCTTGTTGATGAAAAACAAGCATGGCGGCTCTCGCTTACTGAAAAAGGAATTTTCACCCTTGTTCCTATTAAAAGCGATGAAACAGACAAGAAGCTTGTGCGCGTCATTGGAAAGAAAATGCTTCCTGGAAAAAAATTGCAACTCAATTGCAATGATGGAACAAACATTTTGGCAGGAAAAACTGTTGCACAAACTGGCGATTCACTTCTCATCTCGCTTCCAGAAAAGAACATCCTCAAACACGTTAAACTCGAAAAAGGAGCGCTTCTCTTTGTAACTGGCGGTTCTCACATAGGCGAGCTTGCAAAAATGAGCGATTTTCAACGGTTCAAAGGACCGCAACAAGACCGAATCGTACTCTCTGAAAAGAAATCACAATTTGAAACATTGGAGGATTATGGCTTTGTGCTTGGAACTGACAAGGCAGTAATAACCATACGATGA
- a CDS encoding 50S ribosomal protein L5, which yields MKDVLVEKVTLNIGVGEAGDRVNHAVTILDRIANQKAVKTYGKKRIPTWNVRPGLPIGAKVTVRGAKAVALLKRLFEANDKKLRERQFDREGNVAFGIRSYIDIPDVRYDPEVGIFGLDVCVTLKRRGYRIKERKIANANVGTAHKIKKEEAIDFVKTAFEVNIV from the coding sequence ATGAAAGACGTGCTCGTAGAAAAAGTGACACTCAACATTGGTGTTGGAGAAGCAGGAGATAGAGTTAACCATGCAGTTACTATTCTCGACCGCATTGCAAACCAAAAAGCAGTCAAAACGTATGGAAAAAAGAGAATTCCAACCTGGAACGTTCGACCCGGTCTTCCTATTGGCGCAAAAGTGACGGTGCGCGGAGCAAAAGCAGTTGCGCTACTCAAGCGATTGTTTGAAGCAAATGACAAGAAACTGCGCGAGAGACAGTTTGACCGTGAGGGAAACGTTGCTTTTGGCATTCGAAGCTATATTGATATTCCTGATGTTCGCTATGACCCTGAAGTCGGTATTTTCGGTCTTGACGTGTGCGTCACGCTCAAGCGAAGAGGCTACCGCATAAAAGAACGAAAAATAGCAAACGCAAACGTTGGCACAGCACATAAGATTAAAAAAGAGGAAGCAATTGATTTCGTAAAGACCGCGTTTGAGGTGAATATTGTATGA
- a CDS encoding 50S ribosomal protein L24, which produces MNIWSRFWNASKKASKQRKYRFNAPNHVRRKLMGAHLAKELAKKYNTRSAPVRVGDTVQVMRGEFSGKKGKVERVDTRKQRVYIEKVSIAKKDGTPVQRPIHPSNLMITSVTSDSKRFAKASKK; this is translated from the coding sequence ATGAACATATGGAGCAGGTTTTGGAACGCAAGCAAGAAAGCATCAAAACAGCGCAAGTACCGTTTTAATGCTCCAAATCACGTGCGAAGAAAGCTTATGGGAGCGCACCTTGCAAAAGAACTTGCAAAAAAATACAACACGCGCAGCGCGCCTGTTCGCGTTGGCGACACCGTCCAAGTCATGCGCGGCGAGTTTAGCGGGAAAAAAGGAAAAGTTGAGCGCGTTGACACGCGAAAACAACGAGTCTACATTGAAAAAGTGTCAATTGCAAAAAAAGACGGCACTCCCGTGCAACGACCCATACACCCTTCAAACCTTATGATAACCTCAGTCACAAGTGATTCAAAACGATTTGCAAAGGCGAGTAAAAAATGA
- a CDS encoding 30S ribosomal protein S14 yields MTSGSWTKILKQLKNNKAKKTRFLKHNKPKQPKFGKGSRRCRVCWRYGAHNRKYGLNVCRQCFRELAPELGFKKYG; encoded by the coding sequence ATGACATCAGGTTCGTGGACAAAAATCCTTAAACAATTGAAAAACAACAAAGCAAAGAAAACACGCTTCCTCAAACACAACAAACCAAAACAACCAAAGTTTGGCAAGGGTTCACGACGCTGCCGCGTGTGCTGGCGTTATGGCGCGCACAACCGTAAATACGGTTTAAACGTGTGTCGTCAATGCTTTAGAGAACTCGCACCAGAACTTGGATTCAAAAAATACGGGTGA
- a CDS encoding 30S ribosomal protein S8 translates to MSRMTLMSDALNQLTMYEELGRKECTLIPVSNLIIDVLKKLKDLNYIGEFEIIESQRGKIVNVHLLGKINKCHAIRPEFSVKVADFEKYEKRFLPARNFGSLILTTPKGVLSHQEAKSKKLGGKLLAYVY, encoded by the coding sequence ATGTCAAGAATGACCCTTATGAGTGATGCACTCAATCAGCTCACAATGTACGAAGAACTTGGTAGAAAGGAGTGTACTCTTATTCCTGTTTCAAATCTTATTATTGACGTGCTCAAAAAGCTCAAAGACCTCAACTACATCGGCGAGTTTGAAATTATTGAAAGCCAGCGCGGAAAAATCGTGAACGTACATTTACTTGGGAAAATCAACAAGTGCCACGCTATTAGGCCGGAATTTAGCGTTAAAGTCGCTGATTTTGAAAAATATGAGAAACGATTTCTTCCTGCACGAAATTTTGGCTCGCTTATTCTTACCACGCCAAAAGGGGTGTTGAGCCATCAGGAAGCAAAGTCAAAAAAATTAGGGGGCAAGTTGCTTGCATACGTGTATTAA